A window of the Kosakonia radicincitans DSM 16656 genome harbors these coding sequences:
- a CDS encoding MetQ/NlpA family ABC transporter substrate-binding protein gives MSRPVILGVIFALLATSSSLALAADAQTKLIRVGFNPGPYKEQFEKGVVPFLQAKGYTVEFKDFSDGIQVNDAVARGNIEANIMQHPVYLKSVNERLGIDNIGIVQVPTPPMGLYSAKIKQLVKPEAGTTVSVPNQPSNEYRAALVLQSLGWIKIDPKSDPATFSQRNISENPYKIVLKEMDNAQQVRALPDVDYGLIQGNFAVSSGMKLASALKLEDPTSNFINVVTIAGKNKDAQFAKDIIAGYHSAEFKNYIHGQSQYSGYLLPDYFK, from the coding sequence ATGAGCAGGCCAGTCATATTGGGTGTTATCTTTGCATTATTAGCCACTTCCTCTTCGCTGGCGCTGGCGGCGGATGCACAAACCAAACTCATCCGCGTGGGTTTTAACCCTGGGCCTTATAAAGAACAGTTTGAAAAAGGTGTTGTCCCTTTCCTGCAGGCCAAAGGCTACACCGTCGAATTTAAAGATTTTAGCGACGGTATTCAGGTGAATGATGCGGTGGCGCGCGGGAATATTGAAGCCAATATCATGCAGCATCCGGTGTATCTAAAATCGGTGAATGAACGGTTAGGCATCGATAATATCGGCATTGTGCAGGTGCCAACGCCGCCGATGGGCCTCTATTCCGCGAAGATAAAACAACTGGTGAAACCCGAAGCGGGCACCACGGTATCGGTACCGAATCAGCCCTCGAACGAGTATCGCGCCGCGCTGGTGCTGCAAAGCCTGGGCTGGATAAAGATCGATCCAAAGAGCGATCCGGCAACCTTCTCCCAGCGCAATATCAGCGAAAACCCGTATAAAATCGTGTTGAAAGAGATGGATAACGCCCAGCAGGTTCGCGCCCTGCCGGATGTGGATTATGGATTAATTCAGGGGAATTTTGCGGTCTCCAGCGGAATGAAACTGGCTTCGGCATTAAAACTGGAAGATCCCACCAGCAACTTTATTAATGTGGTGACCATCGCGGGCAAAAATAAAGATGCGCAGTTTGCCAAAGATATTATTGCTGGCTATCACTCGGCCGAATTTAAAAATTATATTCACGGACAATCGCAATATAGCGGCTATCTGTTGCCTGATTACTTTAAATAA
- a CDS encoding methionine ABC transporter permease: MFELFDTAVTGDQFVLALHDTLVMVCVSLGFGSLLGIPLGIVLVICRPGGIVPNRVVHQVLNPVINVVRSLPFIILLITILPFTRLLVGTTIGTAGAIVPLIVFIAPYISRLVESSLLDIDDGILEAADAMGASPLQTIWHFMLPEAASSLVLALTTATIGLLGATAMAGTVGGGGIGDLAITYGYQRFDAFATLVTALVLIVIVQLIQTLGTRLARRLRRESSR, encoded by the coding sequence ATGTTTGAGTTATTTGATACTGCCGTAACCGGCGACCAGTTTGTGCTGGCGCTGCATGACACGCTGGTGATGGTGTGCGTGTCGTTAGGGTTTGGCTCCCTGCTCGGCATTCCGCTGGGAATTGTACTGGTGATTTGCCGACCCGGCGGCATTGTGCCTAATCGCGTGGTTCATCAGGTGCTAAACCCGGTGATCAACGTCGTGCGCTCGCTGCCTTTTATCATTTTGCTGATCACCATTCTGCCTTTCACCCGTTTGCTGGTTGGCACCACCATCGGTACTGCCGGGGCGATTGTGCCGCTGATTGTCTTTATCGCCCCGTATATTTCGCGGCTGGTGGAGAGCTCACTGCTGGATATTGATGACGGCATTCTGGAAGCGGCGGATGCGATGGGCGCTTCTCCGTTGCAAACGATCTGGCACTTTATGCTGCCGGAAGCCGCCTCTTCGCTGGTCCTCGCATTAACGACCGCCACCATTGGCCTGCTGGGCGCCACCGCGATGGCCGGAACGGTCGGCGGCGGCGGTATCGGCGATCTCGCCATTACTTACGGTTACCAGCGTTTTGATGCGTTTGCCACGCTGGTGACCGCCCTTGTTCTGATTGTCATTGTGCAGTTAATCCAGACCCTCGGCACCCGCCTGGCGCGCCGTCTGCGCCGCGAGTCGTCGCGGTAA
- a CDS encoding YgjV family protein: MTTYWLAQGVGVIAFLIGITTFINRDERRFKKQLSLYSAIIGVHFFLMGAFPAGSSAMLNAIRTLITLRTRNVWVMVLFIVLTGGLGLAKFHNPIELLPVAGTIVSTWALFRFKGLPMRCVIWCSTGCWVIHNFWLGSIGGTLIEGSFLVMNGLNIIRFWRMQRRGIDPFKIETAVHKEPAAR, translated from the coding sequence ATGACCACGTATTGGCTTGCCCAGGGCGTTGGTGTCATTGCCTTTCTGATTGGTATTACAACTTTCATCAATCGTGATGAGCGCCGCTTCAAAAAGCAGCTCTCGCTCTACAGCGCCATCATCGGCGTGCACTTTTTTCTCATGGGCGCATTTCCCGCCGGATCGAGCGCCATGCTCAACGCAATACGAACGCTGATCACGCTGCGCACCCGCAATGTGTGGGTGATGGTGCTGTTCATTGTGCTGACCGGCGGGTTGGGGCTGGCAAAATTCCACAATCCGATCGAGTTGTTGCCGGTGGCGGGAACGATCGTCAGTACCTGGGCGCTGTTCCGCTTTAAAGGTTTACCGATGCGCTGTGTCATCTGGTGTTCGACCGGATGCTGGGTGATCCACAACTTCTGGCTCGGATCGATTGGCGGTACGCTGATCGAAGGCAGTTTTCTGGTGATGAACGGCCTGAACATTATTCGTTTCTGGCGTATGCAGCGACGCGGTATCGATCCGTTTAAAATCGAAACCGCGGTGCATAAAGAGCCTGCCGCCCGCTGA
- a CDS encoding aromatic amino acid transaminase yields MFQNVDAYAGDPILSLMEAFHQDNRSDKVNLSIGLYYNEQAIIPRLKAVQQAEERLQSQPQSASLYLPMEGFAPYRSAVQTLLFGELHPALRAGRIAAIQTLGGSGALKVGADFLKSYFPDSEVWVSDPTWENHIAIFAGAGFTVHSYPYFDNASRGVDFAALLATLKTLPPRSIVLLHPCCHNPTGADLTRNQWDQVIEVLIARELIPFLDIAYQGFGAGLDDDAYAIRAIASAGLPALVSNSFSKIFSLYGERVGGLSVVCEDADAAARVLGQLKATVRRNYSSPPNFGAQVVSLVLNDPQLNVLWRAEVEAMRTRISEMRHALVAALKTALPQQDFSFLLNQRGMFSYTGFSPEQVEKLREIFGVYLIASGRVCMAGLNHHNIARVAQAFAAVQ; encoded by the coding sequence GTGTTCCAGAATGTTGATGCCTATGCGGGCGATCCGATCCTCTCTCTGATGGAAGCGTTCCATCAGGATAACCGTAGCGACAAGGTCAATCTCAGTATCGGTCTTTATTACAATGAGCAGGCGATCATTCCGCGCCTCAAGGCCGTACAGCAGGCGGAAGAGCGCCTGCAAAGCCAGCCGCAAAGCGCCAGCCTCTATCTGCCGATGGAAGGTTTTGCGCCTTACCGCAGTGCAGTGCAAACGCTGCTGTTCGGTGAGTTACATCCGGCGCTGCGTGCCGGGCGTATCGCAGCCATCCAGACGCTGGGCGGTTCCGGAGCGCTGAAAGTGGGTGCGGACTTTCTGAAAAGCTACTTCCCGGATTCCGAAGTCTGGGTCAGCGATCCGACCTGGGAAAACCATATCGCGATTTTCGCCGGTGCCGGGTTCACGGTGCATAGCTATCCCTACTTTGATAACGCCAGCCGCGGCGTCGATTTCGCAGCTCTGCTCGCCACGCTGAAAACGCTGCCGCCGCGCAGTATCGTGCTGTTGCATCCTTGCTGCCATAACCCAACCGGGGCGGATCTGACGCGTAACCAGTGGGATCAGGTCATTGAAGTGCTGATTGCCCGCGAACTGATCCCGTTCCTCGACATCGCCTATCAAGGCTTTGGCGCCGGGCTGGATGACGATGCCTATGCCATTCGCGCCATTGCCAGCGCCGGTTTGCCTGCGCTGGTCAGCAACTCGTTCTCGAAAATCTTCTCACTCTATGGCGAGCGCGTCGGCGGATTGTCAGTAGTGTGTGAAGATGCGGACGCCGCCGCCCGCGTGCTTGGGCAGCTTAAAGCCACGGTGCGTCGCAACTACTCAAGCCCGCCTAATTTCGGCGCACAGGTGGTTTCGCTGGTGCTTAACGACCCGCAACTGAATGTACTCTGGCGTGCTGAAGTGGAAGCGATGCGTACCCGTATCAGCGAGATGCGTCACGCGCTGGTGGCGGCGCTGAAAACCGCGTTACCGCAGCAGGATTTCAGCTTCCTGCTAAACCAGCGCGGCATGTTCAGTTACACCGGTTTTAGCCCTGAGCAGGTGGAAAAACTGCGTGAAATATTTGGCGTCTATCTGATCGCCAGCGGCCGGGTTTGCATGGCGGGGCTGAACCACCACAATATCGCCCGCGTGGCGCAGGCGTTCGCCGCCGTTCAATAA
- a CDS encoding SDR family NAD(P)-dependent oxidoreductase has translation MIALDFSGQTAVVSGGLQGIGKAIADLLHHGGANVVVGDIAATAAQLHSRYLLQPCDVASRPQAEALIDAAMSTFGGVDILVNSCGVSAMSPVDAMRDSDWQRLLDINVKGLSYLSEAAIRVMKPQSAGRIINIASQAGKNGYRLMGQYVATKHAVLGLTRVMAIELARHNILVNAVCPGIVETEMKWRERREGAVLRGLTAEDIYAEDCSQVLLGRTAQPLDVANVVAFLASPLASYMTGQAINVTGGMTMH, from the coding sequence ATGATTGCCCTCGACTTTAGCGGGCAAACCGCCGTGGTGAGCGGTGGGTTACAGGGGATCGGCAAAGCGATTGCCGATCTGCTGCATCATGGCGGCGCGAATGTTGTTGTCGGCGATATCGCTGCGACAGCCGCACAATTGCATTCACGCTATCTGCTGCAACCCTGCGATGTGGCTTCGCGTCCGCAGGCGGAGGCCTTGATCGACGCTGCGATGAGTACGTTTGGCGGGGTGGATATTCTGGTCAATAGTTGCGGCGTTTCGGCGATGAGTCCGGTAGATGCAATGCGCGACAGCGACTGGCAGCGGCTGCTGGACATCAATGTTAAGGGGCTGAGTTACCTGTCAGAAGCGGCGATCCGCGTGATGAAACCGCAATCCGCCGGGCGCATCATCAATATTGCGTCGCAGGCCGGGAAAAACGGTTACCGGTTGATGGGGCAATATGTCGCCACCAAGCATGCGGTGCTGGGGCTGACGCGGGTGATGGCTATCGAACTGGCGCGGCATAACATTCTGGTGAACGCCGTTTGCCCCGGTATTGTTGAGACCGAAATGAAGTGGCGCGAACGCCGCGAAGGTGCGGTTTTGCGCGGTTTAACGGCGGAAGATATCTACGCAGAAGATTGTTCGCAAGTGCTGCTCGGGCGCACGGCGCAGCCGCTGGATGTCGCCAACGTGGTCGCCTTTCTCGCCAGTCCTTTAGCCTCGTATATGACCGGGCAGGCCATCAATGTCACCGGTGGCATGACCATGCATTAA
- a CDS encoding Lrp/AsnC family transcriptional regulator codes for MYNIDDFDLKILTLLQSNGRLTNQELSELIGLSASQCSRRRIALEQAQLILGYHARLAPDAAGQEMLGLIEVRLLNHTPECVASFHQMVSGVDAIIDAYKTTGDADYLLKVAVADLPGLNHLISGILAQNKSVAHLKTSVVLNRLKENGLLMPGSSALP; via the coding sequence ATGTACAACATTGATGACTTCGATCTGAAGATCCTGACGCTGCTACAGTCCAACGGCCGTTTAACCAACCAGGAGCTGAGCGAGCTGATTGGCCTCTCCGCCTCGCAGTGTTCCCGCCGCCGTATTGCGCTGGAACAGGCACAGTTGATTCTCGGTTATCACGCAAGACTCGCGCCGGATGCCGCAGGCCAGGAGATGCTGGGCCTGATCGAGGTGCGTCTGCTGAACCATACGCCGGAGTGCGTGGCGAGCTTTCATCAGATGGTCAGCGGCGTGGATGCAATCATTGACGCCTATAAAACGACCGGTGACGCGGATTATTTACTCAAAGTGGCGGTTGCCGATCTGCCGGGGTTAAACCACTTAATTAGCGGTATCCTCGCGCAAAATAAAAGCGTCGCGCATCTGAAAACCTCGGTGGTGCTGAATCGCCTGAAAGAGAACGGTTTGCTGATGCCAGGCAGCAGCGCATTGCCCTAA
- a CDS encoding Gfo/Idh/MocA family protein, whose amino-acid sequence MIRFAVIGTNWITRQFVDAAHETGKYKLTAVFSRSLEQAQTFANDYPVEHLFTSLEEMAKSDAIDAVYIASPNSLHFPQTRLFLSHKKHVICEKPLASNLQEVEAAIACARENQVVLFEAFKTASLPNFILLKQSLTKVGKVRKAFINYCQYSSRYQRYLDGENPNTFNPAFSNGSIMDIGFYCLASAVALWGEPHSVQATASLLDSGVDAHGVVVMDYGDFSVTLQHSKVSDSVLPSEIQGEAGSLVVEKISECQKVSFVPRGSKAQELTQPQHINTMLYEAETFARLVEENEINHPGLAISRTTAKLQTEIRRQTGVKFPADDVGVELTA is encoded by the coding sequence ATGATACGTTTCGCTGTCATAGGTACAAACTGGATCACCCGCCAGTTTGTCGACGCCGCCCATGAGACGGGCAAATATAAACTCACCGCCGTTTTTTCCCGCAGCCTTGAACAGGCGCAAACGTTCGCCAACGACTACCCGGTAGAACATCTGTTTACCTCTCTGGAAGAGATGGCGAAAAGCGATGCCATTGATGCGGTGTATATTGCCAGCCCGAACTCTCTGCATTTCCCGCAGACCCGGCTGTTTCTGAGCCACAAAAAGCATGTGATCTGTGAAAAACCGCTGGCCTCGAACTTACAGGAAGTCGAAGCGGCGATTGCCTGTGCGCGGGAAAATCAGGTGGTGCTGTTTGAAGCCTTCAAAACCGCCAGCCTGCCGAACTTCATCCTGCTGAAACAGTCGCTGACGAAAGTGGGCAAAGTGCGAAAAGCCTTTATCAACTACTGCCAGTACTCTTCGCGCTACCAGCGTTATCTGGATGGCGAAAACCCGAATACCTTTAATCCGGCGTTCTCTAACGGTTCGATTATGGATATCGGCTTCTACTGCCTGGCATCTGCGGTAGCGCTGTGGGGCGAGCCGCACAGCGTACAGGCCACCGCCAGCCTGCTCGACAGCGGCGTTGATGCGCACGGCGTGGTGGTGATGGATTACGGCGATTTCAGCGTTACGCTGCAACACTCGAAAGTGAGCGACTCCGTTTTGCCAAGCGAGATCCAGGGTGAAGCCGGTTCGCTGGTGGTGGAAAAGATCTCCGAATGCCAGAAAGTGTCGTTCGTGCCGCGCGGCAGTAAAGCGCAGGAGCTGACGCAGCCGCAGCATATCAACACCATGCTCTATGAAGCGGAGACCTTTGCGCGGCTGGTGGAAGAGAATGAGATCAACCATCCGGGGCTGGCTATCAGCCGTACCACGGCCAAACTGCAAACGGAAATCCGCCGTCAGACCGGCGTGAAATTCCCGGCAGATGACGTTGGCGTCGAACTCACTGCGTAA
- a CDS encoding S-ribosylhomocysteine lyase, giving the protein MPVVESFTLDHTKVKAPYVRVAGVERHALGSVVQKFDLRLLQPNTDAIPTAALHTLEHLLAFGLREELDRIIDISPMGCRTGFYLILWDEHKPADVAAALTRVLRRVLDATDVPAVTPLACGNYRDHSLFSAREYAKQVLDAGISDDPFRRN; this is encoded by the coding sequence ATGCCTGTTGTTGAAAGCTTTACGCTCGACCACACCAAAGTAAAAGCCCCTTACGTTCGCGTTGCTGGTGTTGAACGTCACGCGCTGGGCAGCGTGGTGCAAAAGTTTGATTTGCGTTTGCTGCAACCGAATACCGACGCCATTCCCACGGCGGCGCTGCACACGCTGGAGCATCTGCTGGCCTTTGGCCTGCGCGAGGAGCTGGACCGCATTATCGATATTTCGCCGATGGGCTGCCGCACCGGTTTCTACCTGATCCTGTGGGATGAGCACAAACCTGCCGATGTGGCTGCCGCTCTGACGCGCGTCCTGCGCCGCGTACTTGACGCGACCGATGTTCCGGCTGTGACGCCGCTGGCCTGTGGCAACTATCGCGACCATTCGCTTTTCTCGGCGCGGGAGTACGCAAAACAGGTGCTTGACGCCGGGATCAGCGATGACCCGTTCCGGCGTAACTAA
- a CDS encoding methionine ABC transporter ATP-binding protein: MIEFRNVSKTFARNGHQIQALDNITLKIEKGDIFGIIGYSGAGKSTLLRLINRLESPGKGDVVLNGESLQGVTGKRLQAIKKNIGMIFQNFNLLNAKTVFHNVAIPLILQGKDKAFIQARVTELLDFVSLGDKAHSYPDELSGGQKQRVGIARALATNPSVLLCDEATSALDPHTTVQILLLLKEINQRYGITIVLITHEMSVVQKICNKVAVMERGRVVEHGEVFTLFAEPRHAVTASFVQSVIHDRLPARVDALLQAHGRGLRLEFVGSTAQQPIINRIIKSYTIEINILFASMSEVQNRIIGFMIVQIQGDDAAITSAIADLHEAGVKISDV, from the coding sequence ATGATTGAGTTTCGTAACGTCAGTAAAACCTTTGCGCGTAACGGCCACCAAATCCAGGCGCTGGATAACATTACGCTGAAAATTGAAAAGGGCGATATTTTCGGGATTATTGGTTACAGCGGTGCAGGGAAAAGTACCTTGCTACGTTTAATCAATCGTCTTGAATCGCCAGGGAAAGGCGATGTCGTGCTGAATGGCGAATCGTTGCAGGGCGTAACCGGAAAGCGCTTGCAGGCGATCAAAAAAAACATCGGCATGATCTTTCAGAATTTTAATTTGCTGAATGCGAAAACCGTTTTCCATAACGTGGCCATCCCGTTGATTCTGCAAGGCAAAGATAAAGCTTTTATTCAGGCGCGTGTTACGGAACTGCTTGATTTCGTCAGCCTTGGCGACAAGGCGCACAGCTATCCGGACGAGTTATCCGGCGGGCAGAAACAGCGCGTTGGCATCGCCCGTGCGCTGGCAACCAACCCTTCAGTGCTGCTGTGCGACGAAGCGACCTCGGCGCTGGATCCGCACACCACCGTGCAGATCCTGCTGCTACTGAAAGAGATCAATCAGCGCTATGGCATCACTATCGTGTTGATTACCCATGAAATGTCAGTGGTGCAAAAGATTTGCAACAAAGTGGCGGTGATGGAGCGGGGCCGGGTCGTGGAGCACGGCGAGGTGTTTACGTTGTTTGCTGAACCCCGTCACGCCGTAACCGCCAGCTTTGTGCAGTCGGTGATCCATGACCGGCTTCCGGCGCGCGTTGATGCATTACTTCAGGCGCACGGGCGCGGGTTGCGGCTGGAGTTTGTCGGCAGCACCGCGCAACAGCCGATCATCAACCGCATCATTAAAAGTTATACGATTGAAATCAATATCCTTTTTGCCAGCATGTCAGAAGTCCAGAACCGCATTATCGGTTTTATGATTGTGCAAATTCAGGGAGATGACGCGGCGATAACGAGCGCGATTGCCGATCTTCACGAGGCGGGGGTAAAAATCAGCGATGTTTGA
- a CDS encoding aminotransferase class I/II-fold pyridoxal phosphate-dependent enzyme: MPDFSPSPLIDALEENLFSALEKVAATIDTAALPLVDLSSGSPGQPTPPEIIARLQHAVADEQNHGYPSFWGKTQVRQAIADFYQQRYGVELDPGREVAVFQGSHIGVSGLPRALLKPGQYLISTDPCYPIYRSAALQAQARFYGIPLEEADDFLPDFSRVPADVARHAGLLMLNYPHNPTGALATPALFSAALDFAREYHIPVVHDFAYAAIGSHAEEAPLSLLAMPGAKAWGVETYTLSKTFSMAGWRFGFAVGNASVIQAFKKLHTHSYSTVFGAVQDAAIAALALPPQRTQQLVAVYHQRRKWVLEMLAAMSWPVHARQGTFFLWLPVPAGFNAATFSALLLNEAHVLVAPGSGFGKGGEQFIRISLTASDEALETALSRIAALRLFPG, translated from the coding sequence ATGCCTGATTTTTCCCCTTCACCGTTGATCGATGCGCTGGAAGAGAACCTGTTTAGCGCGCTGGAAAAGGTGGCGGCAACCATTGATACCGCCGCGTTGCCGCTCGTGGATCTCTCCAGCGGCAGCCCTGGGCAACCCACACCGCCGGAAATCATTGCCCGCCTGCAACACGCCGTTGCCGACGAGCAGAACCACGGTTATCCCTCGTTCTGGGGCAAGACACAGGTGCGCCAGGCGATTGCCGATTTTTACCAGCAACGTTATGGCGTCGAACTGGATCCGGGGCGGGAAGTGGCAGTTTTTCAGGGATCACATATCGGCGTCAGCGGTCTGCCGCGCGCGCTGCTCAAGCCCGGGCAATACCTGATCTCCACCGATCCTTGTTACCCCATTTATCGCTCAGCCGCGCTACAGGCACAGGCTCGCTTTTATGGCATCCCGCTGGAGGAAGCCGATGACTTTTTACCGGACTTCAGCCGCGTGCCCGCCGATGTCGCCCGTCATGCCGGTTTGTTGATGCTCAATTATCCGCACAACCCCACCGGCGCGCTGGCCACGCCAGCGTTGTTCTCGGCGGCGCTCGATTTCGCCCGCGAATACCATATTCCGGTGGTGCATGATTTTGCCTATGCGGCGATTGGCAGCCACGCGGAAGAAGCGCCATTAAGCCTGCTGGCGATGCCCGGCGCTAAAGCGTGGGGTGTAGAGACCTATACGCTGTCGAAAACCTTCAGCATGGCAGGCTGGCGCTTTGGTTTTGCCGTCGGCAATGCATCTGTCATTCAGGCGTTTAAAAAGCTGCATACCCACAGCTACAGCACCGTTTTTGGTGCGGTACAGGATGCGGCAATCGCGGCGTTAGCGCTGCCGCCACAGCGTACGCAGCAACTGGTGGCGGTTTACCATCAGCGACGCAAATGGGTGCTGGAAATGCTGGCCGCGATGTCATGGCCGGTACACGCAAGGCAAGGCACGTTTTTTCTCTGGCTGCCCGTACCTGCGGGCTTTAACGCCGCTACGTTTTCCGCTTTACTGCTCAACGAGGCGCATGTGCTGGTTGCGCCGGGTTCAGGCTTTGGTAAAGGAGGCGAGCAGTTTATTCGTATCAGCCTGACGGCCAGCGATGAGGCGCTCGAAACCGCGCTTTCGCGTATTGCTGCGCTGCGTCTCTTCCCCGGTTGA
- a CDS encoding M48 metallopeptidase family protein, with product MNTLTYLQGYPESLLAQVTTLIEQNRLGEVLQKRYPLSHDITTDKALYQYTQEMKNQYLRNAAPVNKVMYDSKIHVLNNALGLHTAVSRVQGGKLKAKAEIRVATVFREAPEAFLRMIVVHELAHLKEKDHNKAFYQLCCHMEPQYHQLEFDTRLWLTHLALK from the coding sequence ATGAACACGCTTACCTACCTTCAGGGCTATCCTGAATCCCTGCTGGCGCAGGTAACCACGCTTATTGAACAGAACCGGCTGGGCGAGGTGCTGCAAAAACGCTATCCGCTCAGCCATGACATCACCACCGATAAAGCGCTGTATCAGTACACGCAGGAGATGAAAAACCAGTATCTGCGTAACGCCGCGCCGGTCAATAAAGTGATGTATGACAGCAAAATTCATGTGCTGAATAATGCGCTCGGCCTGCATACGGCAGTCTCGCGCGTGCAGGGCGGCAAACTAAAGGCGAAAGCGGAAATCCGCGTAGCGACAGTGTTTCGCGAAGCGCCGGAAGCGTTCCTGCGGATGATTGTGGTGCATGAGCTGGCGCATCTGAAAGAGAAAGATCACAACAAAGCGTTCTATCAACTCTGCTGCCATATGGAGCCGCAATACCACCAGCTTGAGTTTGATACCCGCCTGTGGCTGACGCACCTGGCGCTGAAATAA
- a CDS encoding YitT family protein — protein MDNVLTPNKLAHSWLEDALALLFGTLMISFGVVLFRQSGALTGGTAGLAFLIHYTTHVSFGVAFFLINLPFYWLSVRRMGAQFTLKTFCAVAMVSLFSDLHGRFIHIDQLNPFYATLFGNIMMGIGFVVLFRHKASLGGMNILALWLQEKSGIRAGKFQMVVDACIVTASLFVVNWPMLVVSVVGATILNLIIAMNHRPGRYAV, from the coding sequence ATGGATAACGTCCTTACCCCAAATAAACTCGCCCATAGCTGGCTGGAAGATGCGCTGGCGCTGCTGTTTGGTACGCTGATGATCTCTTTTGGCGTCGTGCTGTTTCGTCAGTCCGGCGCGCTGACCGGCGGGACGGCAGGGCTGGCGTTTTTGATCCACTACACCACCCATGTTTCGTTTGGCGTGGCGTTCTTCCTGATTAACCTGCCGTTTTACTGGCTTTCCGTGCGCCGCATGGGCGCGCAGTTTACGTTGAAGACCTTCTGCGCGGTGGCGATGGTATCGCTCTTTTCCGATCTGCATGGCCGCTTTATTCATATCGATCAGCTCAATCCGTTCTACGCCACGCTGTTTGGCAACATCATGATGGGTATTGGTTTTGTGGTGCTGTTCCGCCATAAAGCCAGCCTCGGCGGCATGAATATTCTGGCGCTCTGGCTTCAGGAAAAGAGTGGCATCCGCGCCGGGAAATTCCAGATGGTGGTGGATGCCTGCATCGTCACCGCTTCGCTGTTTGTGGTGAATTGGCCGATGCTGGTGGTGTCGGTTGTCGGCGCAACCATCCTCAATTTGATTATCGCCATGAACCACCGCCCCGGACGCTACGCGGTGTAA
- a CDS encoding TerC family protein, which yields MNTVGTPMLWGGFAVVVVIMLAIDLLLQGRRGAHTMSMKQAAVWSIVWVSLSLLFNAAFWWYLTQTEGRAVADTQALAFLTGYLIEKALAVDNVFVWLMLFSYFAVPAALQRRVLVYGVLGAIVLRTIMIFAGSWLISQFSWLLYVFGAFLLFTGVKMALAKEDETGIGDKPLVRWLRGHLRMTDRIESEHFFVRKNGLLFATPLLLVLILVELSDVIFAVDSIPAIFAVTTDPFIVLTSNLFAILGLRAMYFLLAGVAERFSMLKYGLSVILVFIGIKMLIVDFFHIPIAISLGVVGGILALTLLINAWVNYQNDKKKAQE from the coding sequence ATGAATACAGTCGGCACACCGATGTTATGGGGCGGGTTCGCTGTCGTGGTCGTGATTATGCTGGCCATCGACCTCTTGCTTCAGGGACGACGCGGCGCGCACACCATGTCCATGAAGCAAGCGGCCGTATGGTCGATCGTCTGGGTTAGCCTCTCGTTACTCTTCAATGCCGCGTTCTGGTGGTATCTGACGCAAACCGAAGGGCGCGCAGTGGCAGATACGCAGGCGCTGGCGTTTCTCACCGGTTACCTGATTGAAAAAGCGCTGGCGGTGGATAACGTCTTTGTCTGGCTGATGCTGTTCAGCTACTTTGCGGTTCCGGCGGCGCTCCAGCGTCGGGTACTAGTTTACGGCGTACTCGGCGCGATTGTGCTGCGTACCATCATGATCTTCGCCGGTAGCTGGCTGATCTCGCAATTCTCATGGTTGCTGTATGTGTTTGGCGCTTTCCTGCTGTTTACCGGCGTGAAGATGGCGCTGGCGAAAGAAGATGAAACCGGGATCGGCGATAAGCCGCTGGTGCGCTGGCTGCGCGGGCATTTGCGCATGACGGATCGCATCGAAAGCGAGCACTTCTTTGTGCGTAAAAATGGCCTGCTGTTCGCCACGCCGCTGTTGCTGGTGCTGATTCTGGTGGAACTGAGCGATGTGATTTTTGCCGTCGACAGCATTCCGGCGATCTTTGCGGTGACCACCGATCCCTTTATCGTACTGACCTCAAACCTGTTCGCGATTCTGGGTCTGCGCGCCATGTACTTCCTGCTGGCGGGCGTCGCGGAGCGCTTCTCAATGCTTAAGTACGGGCTGTCGGTGATCCTGGTGTTTATTGGTATCAAGATGCTGATCGTGGATTTCTTCCATATCCCTATCGCCATTTCGCTGGGGGTGGTCGGCGGGATCCTGGCGCTGACGCTGCTGATCAACGCCTGGGTTAACTACCAGAACGACAAGAAAAAAGCGCAGGAATAG